The following proteins come from a genomic window of Mariniflexile sp. TRM1-10:
- a CDS encoding HD domain-containing protein, which produces MNQDNVNLTIDTTLKIDDLALIKHLENSEFLPNIKTVYNKIQPLLNNRIPKIFGSYTLHNIDHSIRIMEYMADIIQDITALSELEITLLIYSALLHDIGMAVSENDITLIKNDDFKSIDIKFSSMKKVMDNDEDLALTEYIRRFHSSLSAKYIRENLNEFFQIPGQITAYFTEDLALICESHTKDFDWISANLTQNDKKGHFHYNAQFIACILRLGDILDIDSSRTPYTLYKSVNPKGISENEWKQHFVITNTKKIEFDSVKKQKQLVFHGESSTANIHRKILLYIDWVEKELIGSMELVNIMPNQYNLLFDSSPKIHIKPIGFTFSEYKMSLDYHAISQLLMGEKIYGSKSLGLREIIQNSLDASRVRQEIEKQNYQFGDDNYEPKIKIILDSKNNTVTIRDYGMGMSMEIIKKHFLNIGVSYYNSTDFKLRDLNYKPIGNYGIGFLSCFMLSDNVKVVTRDYKGKSKFTVELEKYNEYTSLTQIDDFNFEGTEVILNYANFMSVFGNNVAEIKKFLDTYFLTDGITLQLILKEEEITHDIINLLEIAEPNNFIKINLSDYLNDIEGYVIIKNNKDYVTNIENLDFKGDIYTYDDINGIQKVDEHSTIDLDEYIIDNEIKYISIPLVEEDLEERFLNGITFTNSAIEDVIEKLETDLRWISIIVKKDLQEEIYQCTFDDEDSGIFENLKLKELYKLGHSTKCTTAIFEETINIYEGEKNKLYLTFDKAERYFYYRGNYDKKRKELFVRSVLIKEFKLNLPYTASLFEIESLVVNLTSRIFVPEISRNSFDDLTNEEINYILGKAIHCSVLEKFTLSNEKKQTLQSFIEHYYARITEFEK; this is translated from the coding sequence ATGAACCAAGATAATGTAAATTTAACAATCGATACTACGCTAAAAATTGATGATTTAGCCTTAATTAAACACTTAGAGAACAGTGAATTTTTACCAAACATCAAAACTGTCTACAATAAAATACAACCTCTATTAAACAATCGCATTCCAAAAATTTTCGGAAGTTATACTCTTCATAATATTGATCATAGTATAAGAATAATGGAATATATGGCAGATATCATTCAGGATATTACTGCACTGAGTGAGTTAGAAATTACGTTACTTATATATTCTGCTCTATTACATGATATTGGTATGGCAGTCAGTGAAAATGATATCACTTTGATTAAAAACGATGATTTTAAATCGATCGACATAAAATTCTCATCAATGAAAAAAGTGATGGATAATGATGAAGATTTAGCATTAACAGAATACATTAGAAGATTTCATTCCTCTCTCTCTGCAAAATACATTAGAGAAAACCTTAATGAGTTTTTTCAAATTCCAGGTCAAATAACTGCCTATTTCACTGAAGACTTGGCGTTAATTTGTGAGAGTCATACAAAAGATTTTGATTGGATATCTGCAAATTTAACGCAAAATGATAAAAAAGGACACTTTCATTATAATGCTCAATTCATCGCTTGCATATTAAGATTAGGTGATATTTTAGATATTGATTCAAGCAGGACACCATATACTTTATATAAATCAGTCAATCCAAAAGGCATTAGTGAAAATGAATGGAAACAACATTTTGTAATAACAAATACCAAAAAAATTGAATTTGATAGTGTTAAGAAACAAAAACAATTGGTGTTTCATGGTGAATCATCTACTGCAAATATTCATCGTAAAATTCTATTATATATTGATTGGGTAGAAAAAGAATTGATTGGTTCAATGGAACTAGTAAATATAATGCCGAATCAATATAATTTATTGTTCGATTCGTCTCCTAAAATACACATTAAACCTATTGGTTTCACATTTTCAGAATACAAAATGTCCCTCGATTATCACGCGATTAGTCAGTTGTTAATGGGAGAAAAAATATATGGAAGCAAATCATTAGGACTTCGTGAGATAATTCAAAACTCCCTTGATGCTTCCAGAGTAAGGCAAGAAATCGAAAAACAAAACTACCAATTTGGGGATGACAATTATGAACCAAAAATTAAAATAATCCTAGATTCAAAAAACAACACTGTAACTATTAGAGATTATGGCATGGGAATGTCTATGGAAATAATAAAAAAGCATTTTTTGAATATCGGTGTTTCATATTATAATTCCACAGATTTTAAATTACGTGATTTAAATTACAAACCGATAGGCAATTATGGAATTGGATTTCTCTCATGTTTCATGTTATCAGACAATGTCAAAGTAGTTACAAGAGATTATAAAGGTAAAAGTAAATTTACAGTAGAATTAGAGAAATATAATGAATATACTTCTTTAACTCAAATTGATGATTTCAACTTCGAAGGAACAGAAGTTATCTTAAATTATGCAAATTTTATGAGTGTTTTCGGAAATAATGTTGCCGAAATAAAAAAATTCTTAGACACCTATTTCCTAACTGATGGAATCACACTACAATTAATTCTTAAAGAAGAAGAAATTACACATGATATTATTAATTTACTTGAAATCGCAGAACCTAATAATTTCATTAAAATAAATTTAAGCGATTATCTCAACGATATTGAAGGATATGTTATAATTAAAAATAACAAAGATTACGTTACAAATATTGAAAATCTAGATTTCAAAGGAGATATTTATACATACGATGATATAAACGGTATTCAAAAAGTAGATGAACACTCTACTATTGATTTAGATGAATATATTATTGACAATGAAATTAAATATATTTCGATTCCATTAGTAGAGGAAGATTTAGAAGAAAGATTTCTTAATGGAATTACATTCACGAACTCAGCTATTGAAGACGTGATTGAAAAATTAGAAACCGATTTGAGATGGATATCTATAATTGTCAAGAAAGATCTTCAAGAGGAGATATATCAATGCACATTCGATGATGAAGATAGTGGAATATTTGAAAATCTAAAGCTAAAAGAATTATATAAATTGGGACATTCTACAAAATGTACAACAGCAATATTTGAAGAAACTATAAATATATATGAGGGGGAAAAAAATAAATTATATCTAACTTTTGATAAGGCAGAAAGATATTTCTATTACAGAGGAAACTACGATAAAAAAAGAAAAGAATTATTTGTACGTAGTGTTCTAATCAAAGAATTTAAATTAAACTTACCGTATACTGCTTCACTATTTGAAATTGAAAGTTTAGTAGTTAATCTAACATCTAGGATATTTGTTCCTGAAATTTCACGAAACAGCTTCGATGATTTAACAAATGAAGAAATTAATTATATTCTCGGAAAAGCAATACATTGTAGCGTACTAGAAAAATTCACCTTGAGCAATGAGAAAAAACAAACACTACAAAGTTTTATCGAGCATTACTACGCAAGAATAACTGAATTTGAAAAGTAA